A region from the Mycoplasmopsis bovigenitalium genome encodes:
- the glyA gene encoding serine hydroxymethyltransferase, protein MYKNIKIKDKEIQNAINAEKRRQQDHIELIASENYVSNDVLAAVGSVLTNKYGEGYPDRRYYGGCEHVDKVEKIAIDRLKKLFNVKFANVQPYSGSVANAAALATVAKTGDKIMGLSLNSGGHLTHGYKISFSGIFYNSVSYDVDDNGVLDYEAIKQLAIKEKPAVIICGYSAYPRIIDFAKFREIADACGAKLMADIAHISGLIIAGVHPSPVGYADIITSTTHKTLRGARGAIIMTNDEEIAKKVDRWVFPGYQGGPLFHAIAGKAVAFGEALKPEFKQYGKNIVENAKQFSEWFLANNIEIVSGKTENHLFTINVHKSYGITGKEAENLLGKFNITVNKNTIPNDTLSPMISSGIRIGVAAMTSRNFTKWNELAQIIHVILSNGNSILKNSELKKQIKQQVKLLTKEFPLVGEY, encoded by the coding sequence ATGTACAAAAATATTAAAATTAAAGATAAAGAAATTCAAAATGCAATCAATGCTGAAAAAAGAAGACAACAAGACCACATCGAACTAATTGCGTCAGAAAACTATGTTTCTAATGATGTTCTAGCCGCAGTGGGCAGTGTTTTAACCAACAAATATGGTGAAGGATATCCAGATAGAAGATATTATGGGGGTTGCGAACATGTTGATAAAGTTGAAAAAATTGCAATTGATAGACTAAAAAAATTATTCAATGTTAAATTTGCCAATGTTCAACCTTATTCAGGTTCAGTAGCAAATGCGGCGGCACTAGCTACGGTTGCTAAAACAGGTGATAAAATAATGGGTCTATCATTAAATTCTGGAGGACATTTAACTCACGGTTATAAAATTAGCTTTAGTGGGATTTTTTACAATTCAGTTTCCTATGATGTTGATGATAATGGGGTATTGGATTATGAAGCAATTAAGCAATTAGCTATTAAAGAAAAACCTGCTGTTATTATTTGTGGGTATTCTGCATATCCAAGAATTATTGATTTTGCGAAATTTAGAGAAATTGCCGATGCTTGTGGAGCAAAATTAATGGCTGATATCGCGCATATTTCGGGATTAATTATTGCTGGCGTACACCCAAGTCCCGTAGGTTATGCAGACATAATCACTTCAACAACACACAAAACACTTCGTGGTGCTCGTGGCGCAATAATAATGACAAACGACGAAGAAATTGCTAAAAAAGTCGATAGATGAGTGTTCCCTGGTTATCAAGGCGGTCCGCTTTTCCACGCAATTGCTGGAAAAGCAGTGGCTTTTGGCGAAGCACTAAAGCCAGAATTTAAACAATATGGTAAAAATATTGTTGAAAACGCCAAACAATTTAGTGAATGATTTTTGGCAAACAACATTGAAATAGTATCAGGCAAAACTGAAAACCATTTATTCACAATCAATGTTCATAAAAGTTATGGAATAACTGGTAAAGAAGCTGAAAATTTACTAGGAAAATTCAACATAACAGTTAATAAAAATACAATTCCAAATGATACATTAAGCCCAATGATTTCTTCGGGAATACGTATTGGCGTTGCCGCAATGACTTCGAGAAACTTTACAAAATGAAATGAGTTAGCCCAAATTATTCACGTGATTCTTTCAAATGGCAATTCGATATTGAAGAATTCAGAACTTAAAAAACAAATTAAACAACAAGTTAAATTACTAACAAAAGAATTCCCGCTTGTTGGTGAATATTAA
- a CDS encoding phenylalanine--tRNA ligase subunit beta, which produces MIITLKELNKFMPNIKLDLSIEKVINNLGYEVESITPLSDVKGVKFAKVIDVYPNPNSKNLTVVELELANNEKITIQTNAKNAKVGAYTTAFVVGSQKGEIVFGAKKMAGIESQGMLCNFSELGYDISKLPFNQEDLMMLNQKLPLDKDPVEYFDLDDYIIDITTPANRPDANSYYVLAQEIAAYLNTKFDWFNWKNKSIKPKFKSTISVSRKNCNSLSFLDVHAKNKKSSLKDMLFLAKHGVEAKNIWPIDITNLALIYTGAPTHAYDKDKIGSKLGCEIFTGEVCLLGDKKQHVNNVLAITNKKGPISLASVMGLENTKVDEKTENITFEIGSFDSKIVRHGAKEIKFDTASSIQAGRGVNSQMVRFGMQYLQYKAHLDKVKFSNIVGMPSEKIGNSVLQNRHKLALYANCDIRELSRFDEVEQKLKTIGFRMDKNRLIAPNYRKDINNYEDIIEEYFRFYGYTNFEPIAPTLLPFKVDRRDISKNLLQSMGYNEIRTFTLESEQTNFLNPFNFPNTIKLQTFVSKEREQIRNSIISSMIQAADYNLKRKIDKFSFFEFGMINNNKYTIGLISNIKDFYEIKQDIINYLKNNEIEFIPFKDNEYIHPNTSAKIMLDGQMIGWIGQIHPKYSQHNLWVAEFMDIKNKIDITFESYNQSPLKTIDITFELDIKANISSKIDEIKNNFNIFSIYQIDSYSIENVKKITIRICADSTTIEKINEQYN; this is translated from the coding sequence ATGATTATTACCCTTAAAGAATTAAATAAATTTATGCCCAATATCAAGCTTGATTTATCAATCGAAAAAGTAATTAACAATCTTGGCTATGAAGTTGAAAGCATAACACCTTTAAGCGATGTTAAAGGTGTAAAATTTGCAAAAGTTATTGATGTATACCCTAACCCAAATTCAAAAAATCTAACGGTTGTTGAACTTGAATTAGCAAACAATGAAAAAATAACAATTCAAACTAATGCTAAAAATGCAAAAGTTGGCGCTTACACAACTGCATTTGTTGTTGGTTCACAAAAAGGTGAAATAGTTTTTGGTGCTAAAAAAATGGCTGGCATTGAATCACAAGGAATGCTATGTAATTTTTCAGAATTAGGTTATGATATTTCAAAATTACCTTTCAATCAAGAAGATTTAATGATGCTAAATCAAAAATTGCCTCTTGACAAAGACCCAGTTGAATATTTTGACCTTGATGACTATATTATAGATATAACAACTCCAGCAAATAGACCTGATGCTAATTCATATTATGTTCTTGCTCAAGAAATTGCCGCATATTTAAATACAAAATTTGACTGATTCAATTGAAAAAACAAATCAATTAAGCCAAAATTCAAATCAACAATTAGTGTTTCAAGGAAAAATTGCAATTCATTATCATTTTTAGATGTACATGCAAAAAACAAAAAAAGTTCACTTAAAGATATGTTATTTTTAGCAAAACATGGTGTTGAAGCTAAAAATATTTGACCAATTGATATTACAAATCTAGCTCTTATTTACACTGGAGCCCCCACTCATGCTTATGATAAAGATAAAATTGGTTCAAAACTAGGTTGTGAAATATTTACTGGCGAAGTTTGTCTATTAGGCGATAAAAAACAACATGTAAACAATGTTTTAGCAATAACAAATAAAAAAGGACCTATTTCATTAGCTTCTGTTATGGGTCTTGAAAATACAAAAGTTGATGAAAAAACTGAAAATATTACCTTTGAAATTGGTTCTTTTGACTCGAAAATAGTTAGACATGGAGCAAAGGAAATTAAATTTGATACCGCTTCATCAATTCAAGCCGGACGTGGTGTTAACAGTCAGATGGTTCGTTTTGGAATGCAATATTTACAGTATAAAGCTCACCTTGATAAAGTTAAATTCAGCAATATTGTTGGAATGCCTTCTGAAAAAATCGGTAATTCAGTGTTGCAAAATAGACACAAATTAGCACTTTATGCCAACTGCGATATAAGAGAATTATCTCGTTTTGATGAGGTTGAACAAAAATTAAAAACTATTGGTTTTCGAATGGATAAAAACAGATTAATTGCTCCAAATTATCGAAAAGATATCAATAATTATGAGGATATCATTGAAGAATACTTTAGATTTTATGGATACACTAATTTTGAACCAATTGCACCAACATTACTTCCATTCAAAGTAGACCGAAGAGATATTAGTAAAAATCTGCTTCAATCAATGGGCTACAATGAGATAAGAACCTTCACATTAGAAAGTGAACAAACCAACTTTTTAAACCCATTTAATTTCCCAAATACAATTAAATTACAAACGTTTGTGTCAAAAGAACGCGAACAAATTAGAAACTCAATAATATCATCAATGATTCAAGCTGCCGACTATAATTTAAAAAGAAAAATTGATAAGTTTTCATTTTTTGAATTTGGAATGATAAATAATAATAAATATACAATTGGCCTTATTTCAAATATTAAAGATTTCTATGAAATCAAACAAGACATCATAAATTATTTGAAAAATAACGAAATTGAATTTATTCCTTTCAAAGATAATGAATATATTCATCCAAATACATCAGCAAAAATTATGCTTGATGGCCAGATGATTGGTTGAATTGGTCAGATTCATCCAAAATACTCACAACACAATTTATGAGTAGCGGAATTTATGGATATCAAAAATAAAATTGACATTACTTTTGAATCATATAATCAGTCGCCTCTTAAAACCATTGATATAACATTTGAACTAGATATTAAGGCAAACATATCATCAAAAATCGATGAAATCAAAAATAATTTTAATATCTTCTCAATTTACCAAATCGATTCATATTCAATTGAAAACGTCAAAAAAATAACAATTAGAATTTGTGCAGATTCAACAACAATTGAAAAAATAAATGAACAATATAACTAG